The Natrinema sp. DC36 genome includes the window GCTGTCGACCGGCCGAACGAGAGTGAGGCCGGTCGATGACACTGCGCGAGGGATGAGTGAGCGAGCCTGCGAGCGAGCGAATCGGTTGGGGAGAGCGTGGCGATTCCCTGTTGCCACGAAAGCAGGACGCTTCGTTTCCCGCAACCCAATCAAAGCCGACTGCTACATTCACACGAAAGACGTATCGAACGGTCTTCGTGAACCGCCTCGAGGTCAAGTGGTTCGAGACGCCTCCGGCGTCTCGTCATCCCGAGAATCTTCGATTCTCGGACGACCCTAAGGCACTCACCTTTCTTATCTGAAGAGAACGGCAGTTCGCTAGAGAAAGAGCCGATAGTAGAACGGACTGACGAACCCCTCGATAACCGCGGCGATCGCCAGCAGGATCCCGATCCCGATCAGCACCCAGAACGCGCGCTCGAGCGCGTCCGCGAGAGCCGTTCGACTCGCGCGACCCCGCCACGTCCGCCACGCGGTCGCGCCGACGGACACCCCCAGCGCGCCCGCGATCAGGATGGCCGGGATCTCGAGAACGCCGTGGGGAACGACGAATGCGGCGAGTTCCAGCGGATCGACCTCGAGGCGGGCCATGATCCCGAGGAAGACGCCGTTGAACAGCAGCGATACGATCGCGGGGACCGCGAGCGCGACCCCGGCGTAGGCCGTCGTGAGCGCGACGAACCAGTTGTTGCCGAACAGATTGGCCGCCATCGTCGGCGGGAAGATCCCCTCGAGTCGAGCCGTGATTGACGCATCGAACGTCCCGACGTAGGGGCCGGCAGCGGCCCAGCCCATCCAGAATCCGAGGAGACCGAGGCCGAGGACGAACGCGTGCGTCCCGGGCCGCGCCCGGACGAACGACACCATCTCGCGCCAGCCGCGGCGGAGTCCGGCCCGGACCCCGTCCCGAAGCGATCGCGTCGGTGGCTCCGGCGGAGTCAATCGGTCCCGATAGCCGCAGTAGACGGCGGACTTCAGCAGATCGAGGGTCGGCATCGCGACCAGCACAGAGACCAGCGAGCCGACGGTGACGACGTCGACGAGCGAGAACAGTCCGGTGAGCGTCGACAGTCCGATCAGCATCCCGATCGCGATCACGTAGTAAAAGCCCGCGTCCACCGGCCGTGCGCGAATGAACCCCGCGGCGCTCCGCAGCGATCCGAATACGCCCGCATCGTCGACGACGATCGCGACCGGCGCAAAGGCGAACAGCGCACGAACGACGAGGAGGACGACGAACGCGACGAGCGCACCGAGCAAGATGACGGGGAGAGCGAGGGCTGCGGACCCCGTCGCGAGCGAGACGATGCCGCCGAACAGCGCCGCTCCGATGCCGATGGCACCGAGTACCGCCACCCAGCACAGCAACTCGAGGACGAACAGGCCGAGAAACCGAAGCCAGTAGCGGCGGACGCCGTCGATCCCGGCGACGAGGCCGCGCTCGTCCCGAAGCCGACCGTAACAGGCCGCGAGCTGGCCGGCGGCGACAATGGCGGACAGCACCGCGAACAGGACGACGCTCACGGCGATCGCCACGAGGGCGAGGACGACCAGCGATGGCGTCACCAGTTGCTCGAAGATCGGCTCGAGGCCGGTGGCCCACGCGTCGAACGCCTCGGGATCGGCCTCGGGACTCGGCGGCGAGTCGAGTTCGACGAGGTGTGTTCGAATCGACTCGAGGCGTCCGGACCTCGAGAGGTGGAGATACGCGATGCCGATCGCGAGAAACGGAACGACGCGGACGATCGCGGGGATCGCGACGCCGAGCAGGTACAGGGGCAGGAGATCCCCCGGGCGACGACGGAGGACGGCGACGACGGCGGCGACGAAATCGGAGAGGGACATACTCGACCGTTAGACGGCGTATCAGTTAAATGAACCCTCTCAGCGGCCGGGGAATGCGACCGGTCGAGACAGCGGATGATGCGATGGCGCGATATCGAGAGCGACCCCGGAGACTGACGCCTCACTATTTACGTCCCTCGCGTCGTACGGTCGTGTATGGTCACCACAATCTCGCCCGAACGGCTCGCCGAGTTGCAAGACGAGCACGCCGATTTCGCGCTCGTCGATACCCGTCCCGAAGACAGCTACGAGTCCTGGCACATCGCGGGCGCGCTCCACTTCCCGTTCGGTCCCGAGGAGGAACTTGACGGCCGACTCGAGGAACTCAGAGACGTCGTCGGTGACGCCGACCGCGTCATCACCGTCTGCGCGAAGGGGCGCTCCTCGGGCAATCTCGCGACGCGCCTCGAGTCGGCGACCGACGAGTACGAGGTGGCGGCCGTCGACGGCGGCATGAAGGGCTGGAGTAGGGTCTACGACCGAGTCGAGATGGACGTGGACGACGGGCTGACGATCGTCCAGATCCAGCGGCGCGCGACGGGCTGTCTGGGCTACGTCGTCGGCTGTACGGAGACGGGCGAGGCCCTCGTCGTCGATCCGACCGCGGACACCGACGAGTACGCGGCCGCGGCCGAGGAAGCCGGCCTGACCGTTACCGGCGTGATCGACACGCACGTGCACGCCGACCACATTTCCGGCGGTCGAGATCTGGCGGACGACCTCGCGGTACCGTACTATCTCGGCGAGCGCGCGAGCGAGCGCGACGTCGAACGGGAGTACACGCCGCTCGAGCGCAACGAGGTCCGTCCCATCGGCGAGCGCGAGATCAAAGCGGTGTCCGCGCCGGGCCACACGAGCGAGATGATCAACCTGCTGGTGGACGACGCAGCGCTGGTGACCGCCGACACGCTGCACGTCGACTCGACGGGGCGGACGGAACTCGAGTTTGGCGAGGGCGAGGGGGAACGAGGCGCTCGAATGCTCTACGAGACGCTTCATCGCACGATTCTGGCCGAACCCGAAAGCGTCGTCGTCCTGCCGGGGCACGTGACGGTCACCGCCGACGGCGAGTTCGAACGCGGCGCGCCGGGCGAGCCGATTCGGACGACGATCCGCGCTGCGCGGACGGGGATCGACCTGCTCGGACTCGAGGAAGAGGAGTTCGTCGAGCGGATGGCCGACGCCGGCGAGAAGCCGTCGAACTACGAGGAGATCATCGAGTACAACCGCGGCGTAGCGGAGATTCCGCCCGAGGAACGGGTCGAACTCGAGTTGGGGCCGAACAACTGTTCCGCCTGAGTTAGCCGAGTCAGCGCGAGTACGTCTCGAGTCGGGCCAGCCGTCCGCCGTCGGTTTCGAAGAAGTCGGCGAATTCGAAGAGCGTCGTCCCCTCTTCGATGACGCGGCCGCGCACCGCGATCCGACCGTCCCCGGCGATCACCGACTCGAGATCGTGACTGGTGTCCGGGTTCGGCCGCTTCTCGCGCATGAATTCGATGAACTCGTCACGACTCTCGAACGTCCGATCCGGCCGGTGCTGGACGAACGCCGGTGAGAGGGTCTCCTCGAGCGCGTCGTAGTCGTGGTCGTCGAGTGCGTCGTAGTATCGCCGGACGAGGGCGCGCGCGTCACCGCTCGAGTCGTCTCTCGCATCCGACTCCGTATCCATACCACCACATTCGTCGCCACCGGCAAAAACGTACGACTCCGGTCCTCGAACCGTATGCTTTTCTCTCGGCTCCTCCTCCCTCCGTCCGTGGAGTGTCACGTCTACTACGAGGGCGACGACGACCCCGAGAAGTGTACCGCGCGTCGCCTCGAGAAGTTCGATAAAGCGACCCTCTACCGGTCGATGGGGCAGGTGCCCTACGGGGTCGTCCTCAACCCCCACGCCGAGCGGGCGCTCTCGCCGGACGACCTCGAGGAGGGGCTGGGGACGCTGGTCGCCCTCGATTGCTCGTGGGAGTCCGCCGAAGCGGCGTCGTTCGAAATGCGCGGCGTCCACCGGGCGCTCCCCTTCCTCGTCGCCGCGAACCCGATCAACTACGGGCGGCCGTTCCGGCTGACCACCGTCGAAGCGCTCGCCGGCGCGTGCTGCATCTTCGACGAGTGGGAGCGCGCCGAGGACCTGCTCGAGCCGTTCCGCTGGGGCGAGACCTTTCTGACGCTCAACGAGGAGCCCCTCCGCCGCTACAGCGAGTGTACGGACTCGAGCGAGGTCGTCGCGGTACAGGAGGACTATCTGGCCGACGAGGAGTGACGACACGGCGGCGACCGGCTCCTATCGGCTCCCCTCGGACGGCACACCGTCGTCACCCGTCCGCCGACTGCCACCGCGGCGTGCGAGCCACGATTCGTAGCCGGCGTAGCCGAGCGAAATGGCGCCGAACAGCACGAGGAGGACGACGGGGTAGAACGCGCGTCCGCCGCCCGTCTCCCCCGATCGGAGGACGAGCGCGGTGAAGCCGAGCGCGGTCACGACGAACCCGAGCCCGATCGCCGCCAAGACGATTCGCATCGGACGAGTCGTTCCGGCCGTCTTCGGCTCCGCGGTCGGGGGCGATCTTCGTCCGCTCTCGAGCGCGTGATCGAACGGCTCGACGTGGCGGTCCGGAACCGGGACGAACAGCGGCGGGCCCTGAACCCGACGGAGTACGACGACCCGCCAGGGCGAGAGCGGACCCAGCGGGAGCCGCCAGGCGCTGCGGACGTTCTCGAACTCGACGACGACCGCACCGCCGAACCGGTCGTCGTCACCGAGCGTCAACCGCCGTTCGGCGATCTCGAGTTCGACGTCCGTTGCGAGCGGACTAACGACGACGAGCGACGCCAGCAGGCCGGCGAACAGGATGGCCAGTAGTTCGGCCGCGACGGCGACCGAGACCACGATGAGGGTCGCACCGACGACCGTCGAGATGGCGATGCCGCGGTTCGTGAGTCGAGCCGGTCCCGTGTACTGGTCGAACCACTTCGATCCGTTCGGTCCGTATCGTACGAGGATCAGGAGGTATAGCAGCGACATCGGTCCGCCAATGAGGGCGAGTATTAGCGCCACTGCAAGCGCCGACGCATCGAACGCGCCGACCACGACGAGCGTGACGCCGCTGATCGCGAGCAGGAGGCCGAAGCCGCCGAAGAGGCCGTAGGGGGCGTAGGTCGCAACCTGCAACAGCCAACTCTCACGCGGCCCGAACGTCCACCGCACCGATTCCGTCTCCATCGTCGGCCCCTACGGCCGGTCCGCCCCTAAGTGTTTACTCTGTAACCAGTTTTTCGAGTTGCGACCTGGCCCGTCGGATCACAGCGATTAAATGCACCACGGGCGAAGGCCGAGTATGGCCAGTTTCGACGCCGCTGAGAAACGGACGCTCGAGAAGATGATCTGCATGCGCTGTAACGCTCGCAACTCCAAGCGAGCCAACCGATGCCGGAAGTGCGGATACAAGAAGCTTCGCCCCAAGGCGAAGGAAGCCCGCGCCGCATAATCGACCGCGGCGGATCGCGACCACGGCGGATCGGTCG containing:
- a CDS encoding stage II sporulation protein M; translated protein: MSLSDFVAAVVAVLRRRPGDLLPLYLLGVAIPAIVRVVPFLAIGIAYLHLSRSGRLESIRTHLVELDSPPSPEADPEAFDAWATGLEPIFEQLVTPSLVVLALVAIAVSVVLFAVLSAIVAAGQLAACYGRLRDERGLVAGIDGVRRYWLRFLGLFVLELLCWVAVLGAIGIGAALFGGIVSLATGSAALALPVILLGALVAFVVLLVVRALFAFAPVAIVVDDAGVFGSLRSAAGFIRARPVDAGFYYVIAIGMLIGLSTLTGLFSLVDVVTVGSLVSVLVAMPTLDLLKSAVYCGYRDRLTPPEPPTRSLRDGVRAGLRRGWREMVSFVRARPGTHAFVLGLGLLGFWMGWAAAGPYVGTFDASITARLEGIFPPTMAANLFGNNWFVALTTAYAGVALAVPAIVSLLFNGVFLGIMARLEVDPLELAAFVVPHGVLEIPAILIAGALGVSVGATAWRTWRGRASRTALADALERAFWVLIGIGILLAIAAVIEGFVSPFYYRLFL
- a CDS encoding 50S ribosomal protein L40e → MASFDAAEKRTLEKMICMRCNARNSKRANRCRKCGYKKLRPKAKEARAA
- a CDS encoding DUF367 family protein, with the translated sequence MECHVYYEGDDDPEKCTARRLEKFDKATLYRSMGQVPYGVVLNPHAERALSPDDLEEGLGTLVALDCSWESAEAASFEMRGVHRALPFLVAANPINYGRPFRLTTVEALAGACCIFDEWERAEDLLEPFRWGETFLTLNEEPLRRYSECTDSSEVVAVQEDYLADEE
- a CDS encoding nuclear transport factor 2 family protein codes for the protein MDTESDARDDSSGDARALVRRYYDALDDHDYDALEETLSPAFVQHRPDRTFESRDEFIEFMREKRPNPDTSHDLESVIAGDGRIAVRGRVIEEGTTLFEFADFFETDGGRLARLETYSR
- a CDS encoding rhodanese-like domain-containing protein; this translates as MVTTISPERLAELQDEHADFALVDTRPEDSYESWHIAGALHFPFGPEEELDGRLEELRDVVGDADRVITVCAKGRSSGNLATRLESATDEYEVAAVDGGMKGWSRVYDRVEMDVDDGLTIVQIQRRATGCLGYVVGCTETGEALVVDPTADTDEYAAAAEEAGLTVTGVIDTHVHADHISGGRDLADDLAVPYYLGERASERDVEREYTPLERNEVRPIGEREIKAVSAPGHTSEMINLLVDDAALVTADTLHVDSTGRTELEFGEGEGERGARMLYETLHRTILAEPESVVVLPGHVTVTADGEFERGAPGEPIRTTIRAARTGIDLLGLEEEEFVERMADAGEKPSNYEEIIEYNRGVAEIPPEERVELELGPNNCSA